The genomic region TGCCATGCTGACGGCGCGGCATCCTCTGTGGGCTCCTCGCGCGACGCCTGCTCGCGCAGCGCGGCCGTGATCACCGCTGTGACGGCCGCGATCTCGTCCTCGGAGAGATGGCGGGTGTGGAAGACGAGCTGCGAGGCATCCACCTCGGGCTCCGAACTGTGCTTGGCCATGGATGCCTCCCCTCAGCCTCGCGACGCGGTGGGCGCTTGAACGTATGCCGGTGTCACAGCGGGATGTTCCCGTGCTTCTTCGGCGGCTGCGTGGCTCGCTTCGTGCGCAGGGCACGCAGTGACTTGATGACGGAGATGCGCGTGGCGGCCGGCTCGATCACGCCGTCGAGCTCGCCGCGCTCGGCGGCGAGGAACGGTGAGGCCACGTTGTAGAGGTATTCGTTGGCGAGCTGCGTGC from Humibacter ginsenosidimutans harbors:
- a CDS encoding acyl-CoA carboxylase epsilon subunit, which codes for MAKHSSEPEVDASQLVFHTRHLSEDEIAAVTAVITAALREQASREEPTEDAAPSAWQRGRRNLRMPLTRGAGAWRSWG